The genomic region AAGATGATCGTCAACTGTTACGGCAAAATTATAGGTTGGAATTCCATCTTTTTTGATGATAACGAAATCACCAATCCCATCCGATTCAAACGACACATCGCCTTTAACCATATCATCAAATTGGTACACCTTTCCCGCAGGAACTAAAAAGCGGATACTTGGCTTTCTTCCTTCCGCTTCTAAGCGTGCACGATCTTCATCACTAAGATGACGGCACTTTCCGGAATAATGAGGTGTTTCCCCGCGACTAACTTGAGCTTCCCGCTCTGCCTCTAATTCTTCCTCTGTACAGTAACACTTATAGGCAAGACCTCGGTCTAACATCTCATTGTAATAACGGCTATAAATATCATTCCGTTCAGATTGACGGTATGGCCCGTACTCTCCGCCAATATCCACACTTTCATCCCAATCTATACCCAGCCATTTAAGATGAGTTAGTTGACTTTCCTCGCCGCCTTCAATATTTCTTTTTTGGTCTGTATCTTCAATTCGGATAATAAACTTTCCATTTTGATTACGGGCATACAGATAATTAAATAACGCTGTTCTCGCATTCCCTATATGTAAATGACCCGTTGGACTCGGTGCATATCGTACGCGAATTTGACTCATAGCCTAAATAGGCCTCCTTTTTTTAAAGAAAACTTGGCTAGCGCTCTAGGCTTGGCGCAGGTGATCTCCTAGTTGCTCTTATACTTTATTCCTAAAATTGGCCACTACGTCGATATATCTTCATGCTGCCAATTTATACTTTTCTTAAAAGTGTAAGACAAAACAATCTATTTACGTTTGTATTTTATCATGTTCATGAATTGGTTAAAAGCAGAACCGCCGCTTGAGCCGCAATTCCTTCTTCCCTTCCTGTAAAACCTAACTTTTCAGTTGTTGTTGCCTTTACGTTAATTTGGTCCGTCTTCGCCTCTAACAACTCCGCAATCCGCTCCTTCATTGCCGGAATATGAGGTGCCATTTTTGGCTTTTGCGCAATAATGGTACAGTCTAAATTGGCTAAAGTATAGCCTTTTTCTTTTACTATTTCCCAAACGTTCTGCAGGAGCTTGGCTGAATCAGCGTTTTTAAAGGCTGGATCTGTGTCGGGAAAATGCTTGCCAATATCTCCTTCTCCTACCGCTCCTAATAGAGCATCACTAATCGCATGTAAAAGTACATCGGCATCGGAGTGACCTTTTAATCCCTTTTCATAGGGAATGTCGATCCCCCCAATAATAAGAGGCCGATTTTCATCAAACGCATGCACGTCAAAGCCCTGTCCTATTCTAAACATGATTTCCCCTCGCTTTTAACCTTCTGGTGTGCTAAGCCGATTATTAAGAATCGCTTCAGCAAAATATAAATCTTCTTTTGTCGTCAATTTTATATTATCGTACTGTCCTTCTACGATTGCAACCGGTACACCCAGCCGTTCCACTAAACTAGCATCATCTGTTCCAAAAAATGAGTCCCGTTCAGCTAATTCATATGCTTTTTTCAATATAGACATATGAAAAGCTTGTGGGGTTTGCGCTGCCCACAAGCTAGATCGTTCAACTGTCTCTGTGATTTGTCCATTTTCTACCCGTTTCACTGTGTCTTTAACAGGAACTGCAACAATTGCTGCTTTGCTTTCATCTGCTTTTTCAACTAAGTGCCGAATGGTTGAATGACGAATAAAAGGACGTGCTCCATCGTGGACTAAAACAATGTCTGCTTCGTTAACGGCTTTTAATGCTTGATACACACTTTCTTGCCGTTCCTTTCCTCCCGCTACCATCGCTTTAATTTTTTTGATTTTGTATTGTTTAATCAGCAGTTCAAAGGATTCCCTCTCTGCCGGATTAATGGATAAGTATATGGCCTTACATAAAGAATCTGTTTCAAACACTTGTAATGTATGGATAATAACCGGAACATCTTGAACGGTAAGAAAGAGCTTATTTTTTCCTGCATTCATTCTTTTTCCACTGCCCGCAGCAGGAATAATCACGGCATATTGCATGGTAAGCTCTCCCTCTTTATATATCTACAGTGCTCTCTCTAGTAACTTAGGTTTGGCAAAGATCATCCGTCCTGCAGAAGTCTGCAAAACACTTGTAACTAATACATCAATGTTTTTCCCAATATAGTTTCTGCCTTCTTCAACTACAATCATAGTACCATCATCAAGGTAGGCAACTCCTTGATTTTGTTCTTTACCGTCTTTAATGACCTGTACATTAATCTCTTCTCCCGGCAAAACAACTGGTTTAACTGCATTCGCTAAATCATTGATATTCAGTACCGAAACTCCCTGCAGTTCACAAACCTTATTTAAATTATAGTCATTTGTTACTACATAACCATTTATTAATTTCGCCAGTTTTACGAGTTTACTATCTACTTCAGAGATTTCTTCAAAATCTCCCTCATATATTTCAACTTTAATGGGAATTTCCTTTTGAATACGATTAAGGATATCTAATCCTCTTCTTCCGCGGTTTCGCTTTAACACATCTGATGAATCAGCAATATGTTGAAGCTCTTCTAATACGAATTGAGGAATTATGATCGTTCCGGCTAAAAATCCAGTCTGACAAATATCCGCAATTCGTCCATCAATAATAACACTAGTGTCGAGGATTTTGAACTCTTTCCCCATCTCGTTTGATTCTTCTTGTCCTTTTTTCTTAGATCGGCCAGCCTGAGAAAAGAAGCTCATAAGCTCATCCCTTTTCTTAAAACCAACCTGATACCCTAAGTACCCAAATATCAAAGTTAATAGTATTGGTGCAACCGTATTGACTACGGGAACTTCAATAACGTTTAACGCAAATCCTATTAAAAATGCAACAAAAAGGCCGGTTAATAAACCCAAGCTCCCAAATAATATATCTGTAATAGGCGCCTTAATCAGAGATTCCTCGACCCACTTGACAAAATTAACAACATAATCAACCGCCCAAAAAGTAATAAGATAAAAAATAATAGCACCAATCACGGCTGTTACGTATGGATTTGTAATAAATTGAATATCTCCTAATTCAAGAACTGTTAAAACAGCTGGGATAAAAAATATACCTATTGTGACTCCTGTAATAATGAAACATGCTTGCACAATGCGTTTTAACATTTCTTCACCTCCTTTTAAACATTATAAACAAAATAAGATTTTTGAAACGCTCTATTACGTCGTTTTTAGAATTTGTAAAGAAAAAGATAATAAAATGTTATAGCAAAAGCCGGCTATTTTCATAGGGTCAGATTGTCTATTTTTAAAAAATGACAAGCAGGACTGCCCTACCGTGCCCTCGTTATTTCAATAAAAACCCGTATTTTATAAACCAAAGGCACGGACTTGGACAAGTCGTGCAAAACCTACTATATCAATATAACGAATGAGCCCCTTAAAAAGTTTCACATTTAAAATTGTACACAAAGAATATGTCCATTCTATGACTAAGTTATGAATATTTTTTTTACGTTTTATAGGAAGGCTGTTTCGCATACTTTGTTTTTTAATGGAGGCAAACATGTCCGTTCTATTGCAGTTTTAAAAATATATTCAGGCAGTAACAATCTTTGCGAAAACAGCCTATAGGAAAAATAATGATTAGCACCTATGATCCCCCTAAAGCTGCTTTAAGAGTTTCTTGCAGGGAAGAAACCCCAACTACCTCAATTCCTTTTGTAGCTTTTATTGAATCAAGATTATATTTGGGTACAATTACTCGTTGGAATCCAAGTTTTTCGGCTTCTTGAATACGGTTTTCCAGTCGGGTTACCCTGCGAATTTCACCTGTTAAGCCAACTTCTCCGATAAAGCAGTCTCCAGGCTTTGTCGGTTCGTCACGAAAACTGGATGCAATACTAATCGCAATCGCTAAATCAATGGCAGGTTCATCTAATTTAACTCCACCTGCAACTTTTAAATAGGCATCCTGATTTTGAAGCAATAGCCCTACACGCTTTTCTAAAACGGCCATAATCAGAGAAACTCGATTATGATCAATTCCTGTCGCCATTCTTCTAGGATTCCCAAAGCTAGAAGGAGTTATTAACGCTTGAATTTCAACTAGCATTGGCCTTGTTCCTTCCATAGAGGCTACAACGGTTGACCCAGAGGATCCCATGGACCTTTCTTCTAAAAAGATTTCAGAAGGGTTCTCTACTTCTTCAAGGCCTGTATCCTTCATATCAAAAATACCCATTTCGTTGGTCGAGCCAAACCTATTTTTTACTGCACGTATAATCCGAAAAGAATGATGTCTTTCTCCTTCAAAATATAAAACCGTATCGACCATGTGCTCTAGTAATTTTGGTCCTGCGATGGCCCCTTCTTTTGTGACATGTCCTACTATAAAAATGGCAATTGCTTTTGTTTTGGCAATCCGCATTAGTTCTGACGTACACTCCCGTACTTGCGATACACTGCCTGGAGCCGAGGTTACCTCAGAATGATAGACGGTTTGAATGGAGTCAATTACTACAAAGTGAGGCTGGACCTGGTCAATGGTTGATATTATTTCTTCTAGATTCGTTTCACTATATACATAGAG from Bacillus oleivorans harbors:
- the ispF gene encoding 2-C-methyl-D-erythritol 2,4-cyclodiphosphate synthase, producing MFRIGQGFDVHAFDENRPLIIGGIDIPYEKGLKGHSDADVLLHAISDALLGAVGEGDIGKHFPDTDPAFKNADSAKLLQNVWEIVKEKGYTLANLDCTIIAQKPKMAPHIPAMKERIAELLEAKTDQINVKATTTEKLGFTGREEGIAAQAAVLLLTNS
- the ispD gene encoding 2-C-methyl-D-erythritol 4-phosphate cytidylyltransferase, giving the protein MQYAVIIPAAGSGKRMNAGKNKLFLTVQDVPVIIHTLQVFETDSLCKAIYLSINPAERESFELLIKQYKIKKIKAMVAGGKERQESVYQALKAVNEADIVLVHDGARPFIRHSTIRHLVEKADESKAAIVAVPVKDTVKRVENGQITETVERSSLWAAQTPQAFHMSILKKAYELAERDSFFGTDDASLVERLGVPVAIVEGQYDNIKLTTKEDLYFAEAILNNRLSTPEG
- a CDS encoding PIN/TRAM domain-containing protein; amino-acid sequence: MLKRIVQACFIITGVTIGIFFIPAVLTVLELGDIQFITNPYVTAVIGAIIFYLITFWAVDYVVNFVKWVEESLIKAPITDILFGSLGLLTGLFVAFLIGFALNVIEVPVVNTVAPILLTLIFGYLGYQVGFKKRDELMSFFSQAGRSKKKGQEESNEMGKEFKILDTSVIIDGRIADICQTGFLAGTIIIPQFVLEELQHIADSSDVLKRNRGRRGLDILNRIQKEIPIKVEIYEGDFEEISEVDSKLVKLAKLINGYVVTNDYNLNKVCELQGVSVLNINDLANAVKPVVLPGEEINVQVIKDGKEQNQGVAYLDDGTMIVVEEGRNYIGKNIDVLVTSVLQTSAGRMIFAKPKLLERAL
- the radA gene encoding DNA repair protein RadA, whose amino-acid sequence is MSKVKTKFVCNECGYESPKWMGKCPGCNQWNTLQEEKQKKTRFSGGAFQHSAQTMSKAVPLRDIESMEEPRIITGLLELDRVLGGGIVPGSLVLIGGDPGIGKSTLLLQVSALLVHKNQRVLYVSGEESTRQTKLRANRLSLVSDQLYVYSETNLEEIISTIDQVQPHFVVIDSIQTVYHSEVTSAPGSVSQVRECTSELMRIAKTKAIAIFIVGHVTKEGAIAGPKLLEHMVDTVLYFEGERHHSFRIIRAVKNRFGSTNEMGIFDMKDTGLEEVENPSEIFLEERSMGSSGSTVVASMEGTRPMLVEIQALITPSSFGNPRRMATGIDHNRVSLIMAVLEKRVGLLLQNQDAYLKVAGGVKLDEPAIDLAIAISIASSFRDEPTKPGDCFIGEVGLTGEIRRVTRLENRIQEAEKLGFQRVIVPKYNLDSIKATKGIEVVGVSSLQETLKAALGGS